Genomic window (Festucalex cinctus isolate MCC-2025b chromosome 7, RoL_Fcin_1.0, whole genome shotgun sequence):
aaaaacaaaaacaaaacatcaatttCCGGGTTATAAGCAACATGCAATGTTTGTAAACGTTCacgatgcttttattttgaaggattCAGGCAAAGTGTCGTCAATCGACAGGAACTGTCGCAAGCAATTTACCGCCAGAAGTAGCGCCATTTTCGAAGTGTACGGAAGACGACAAGACGTGTGCGAGCGCCACAGTAAAAACTGAGAAAACTGAGTTTAGAAGTATTTCAGTGAACAGTTCTTGAGCACCTGTTTGAGAAGGGAACGAGGTTCGTATTAGAGAAATGCTTCAGTGTTCAACGAACGTTGCTATATTTCACGGTGTTTgtgtgatttgttcatgttgctTAGTAAAACTGCCGTTTTCATTCACGTGTGCTCGCACCTTGGTAAATATTTAGCAACGCTATagctcaatattttttattgtttactgTGAATGCGAATTtcctccatgttttttttatgttaatttgaaagatgcaaggtTAAAAATGCAATGTCAATTTTACTCAAGAGATTGTCATGTCTCGGAAACTTAATTTAAGGTAATTCATTTATGGTATATGGCTTAAATAAGGTAAAAGGATGGACAAAACATACAGTTTAAGTTACTAAtgacattttctgtttttttttgtattgtagctCTTACGGTGTGTTTACACAAGGACAGTTAATTGAAAGTTGTGAACCATCAGCTAAATACTGTGCAACATATTGGACGAGGAGCCTCAGAATGCGATACAAGCTCGCACAGTCCACATTGCAAGGAGTCCTTTTGCTCCATCCCCCAGTGTGCTAGGGTGAGTAGccaactgtcattttttttttcattttttttttttacaatggtcAGGTCCGAGAATTATCAGTCAATCATCATCTTGCGTTAGTGTCGAGAAAAGTGATAATGCAATAATAGAGAGAGTGAAAAACAAGGTCTACTTTATCCTTGCACTATAGCAAAAGATTAGAAATAATACATAAGTGCAAAGGCATATGATTTTCTAATAAGCACTTGGTCAAGAAGCAATTGTTCGACTGAACAAAACTGTCTAAAAGATCTTAAATCTGACATCCATTATTTACCTATATTTGATTTTCAACTTGTCCCGTCATGAATTGCCACTGTGAGTCACTTAATTTGTTTGGCACACTTTTCATACCAGGTACCTTTCCTGGCACAACCACTGACTgactttatttatattaaacCTGGGCTTGCTTGGCCATCTTTGCATGCGAAGGATCCTTAAAAACGTGTTTTCGTTTCACACAGTAAACATacaaccttgaaaaaaaaccaaGCCAGCCGTTGGTGATgtcattctgtaaaaaaaaaaaaaaaaaaaaaaaaggcaaactgcTTGGTGGAGTTTTTGTTGTTACCACAGCGTTTATTTGGGTTGTCAAATTCAGTTACGGGTTTTTCCTGTCTTTGTTGGTCACCAACAACCCACGTGTTCTGCTATTAATGTTGTGTTTACTCATGCATGTGGACAAGctacattttgcttttttttatgcgTTTTTCTTGTGTTTATTAGTGTAATTGTTTTGCACGTGGagaaatgttttcaaaaatttGCTTCATCAGTCTTCTAAACCAacatttattgagccaaggcacatattttacattagagAATCATCACTGCACAGCACCtattaaaaaatgttgcaaaatgtaTACAGTGCATACTGAAACAGTGATGATCTTGTCTCAATTTATTCACAAAAGATGTAGTCACTGTCAACAGTCAGGACCACTTATGTGCAATCGGATCACGCTGCCCTGGGTTCCTAAGCTGCTGTGTCTAGAAGTATAATTGAATGAATTTTTTTAGTTAAACAGCTGCTCACCTTTCGGAAAAAGTCATCATGGACTCTGCGGCTAAGGCGAATGACTTCAGCTTGTCCCTTCAGGAGCTGCTGGACTTGACATGTAATCTCTATGCACCATGACCTGCTGCAGTTCTTTAGTAAGATCCCAACACAAAAAGCAGTTTTGAGGATGGCTTGCCCAACCGACGAGCTCGGTGGCCGCTATGCCGCAAGGGCCTCACCAGGATGTCGTTCTCCAGCATGTCTTCGGGGTGGAGGGGGCGCACGTCTCTCTGCCGGGCCTTCAGCTGGTCCAGGTCACTCATGATGCTGCAATTGACGGCCGTCGCCTGGGAGACGACTTGAGTGTGTCAAACAGAAAGGGGACAAGGAGGGCGGCCGAATTTGGGGACAACTTACGTTTTGCGAGGAGATGTCTGTGACTGTCATGAAGACTCGGTCCTCGGCAGCCGCTGAGGGCAGAAGCAGCCTCAACTCCAGATTACTTACAGGGTAGCAACCCAGGTTCTGGAgctacaaagacaaaaacaaacaggttGCCTCTACTTAACAAAGTCAggactcttttttttattggtagTACTTGCAACTAGGGCAAGGAAACAAATCCATTCATTCGGATAAGTCGATCAAAAAATAGGCAGACAGGAGAATAAATGCTTGTCCCGAAGCTGCACCGGCACCATGTTACGCATCTTCACAGACAATTACAGCAGATGTGTAATTGCTCCCAGTGAAGTGCAGCCACATGAATGTTTCACAGTCTATTAGCACTTGCTATTGGTGGAATGTTGATACCTCAGTTACAGAGTGAAATAAGTCAGTCAGCTTTTCTGTGGTTTGGGATGCGTGTGGGGCTTGTAATTTTGATCTAGTATAAAGGGTCTTGAATGCAAATTCATGGACTACTCGATTATTTGTTTGGATAATTGATTTAAAAGACTCAATACTGACAGCCCTACTTGGAATCTCCTGATACCGCCTCCTTAAAAAGGAACGCATgactgaaaaactaaccagctattctgtgaaatggttaatttaaactcttccctgaaaaaattgccaatttatgttgagcaattgtgattttatagcactttttatgaatatttatgcgttaagtactgtattgggcattttggacagtcacgtgatcatcgtgacgtatcgcgtgcgtaaaatacacattgaatgacatggaatgaatgACAAAAAGAGACGAAGAATTATCACATCCCATGGCGGACATCAAAAGTTGAATTGTGCCTTACaaaaaagaagcacttcttaaaaagcagtacagccatggaGAACACGCTAAaaatttgtttccaaccgaacGACGGATAAAACTGGCACATCCAGCTGCTGGCGAGTCGAACTGGACGGttaacatccgggtgacttgtatgctgctaggctaagctacatgtcgtgtgctaagcacgctgtagcccacattaggagcggcctccccacccccacacggaaCGCCATGAAACTGGACGTGTTGAGGATTTCTACCAGAGAAGGCTTTCCAGGTCCTACCCCTTCACCTCTGAGGTTCCGCGAGTGTACCTTAAAGTGCGTGTAGAACTCTGGTCCAATGGCTTCTGACATCGTCCGCGTGGGGTGCACTTCATATCGGTTTAAATTAGAGTCGCTGCATGGGGAGAAAAATACATGTGAAGACCCAATGACAGGACTTCAAGAAGAGGCCAGAAACCGAGTAACGGTGCATCCTTTTACCTGCTGACGAACAGGTCGGGCTCATACTGGACAAAACTCTGCAGCTGAACACTGTTGTCCCCTAAAGTGTCCGCTCGCTCCACACTATCGCTGGCTACATTCAACTTCATTTGGACCCGACTGTGCAGGGTGGCACAGCTGAACTCAAACTCCAGCATGAAGTTCACCTTATGGTCATAACGAAGACAAGAGAGGAGTTACACGTGGGCTGAGGGTGGCGGGTGATGTGGTAATTTCCGCCAGTACCTTCGACTGGGAGCGAAAGACCGGATAGCTGACGTTACATGAGTGGCTGTTGGAGCCCAGGCCTGTACACTCCATCTTGAAGTTGCCGTCCTCCTGCAAACAGTCATGTTCAACAGTGCAGGAAAGCAACCTAATTTTGCTCGAATAGATGCAGAATAACCTCGACTATGACTGCTACATAagtatttttgtgtaaaattcTTGAATTGTTACAAGCTGTGATGCTGGGTCGTACCCGAATGCTGAGGCTGGAAAAGTGCAGGTTGCGTGAATAGTGCAGCGTCAGGCTTGTGTTGTAGGCGTTTTCCAGTCTGTTCTCCAGTTGGACTTCCACTGACATACGCCTACGAGGACTGCGAATCACATACGGTTTATTTCTGTGGGGGAAACGGGAGAAATTTCAATCTTTGGAACTAGACCGAAAGAATCGTCATGTTTTGAGCAAACTTACCTAGTCCCAGAGATGTCCATTTGGGCCTGTAGCACTAAATCGGTGGTGCACACATCGTCCTCCCCGCAGTCTTTAAAGAAGGGGATCTGCTCAGAGACACATGGAAAGAACATTATGTTTTGCCTGAGGGAAAACAGGAACTGCGAGTCCACCGTTCTTCACTCACATATTTTTTGATGGATGTGGGCCAGCCCTCGTCCAACACAGGACCACTCTCGGTGTCGTTGATCTTGAAGCGCAGCGAGAAGCTGATCGGGCGGATGTAGTCTGCCGTGTCCTATCAAAGGCAAACGGATTAGGATCGGGATGAAAAGGAGAAGGCGTGTTGTTCGCAGCTTGTGCACGCTGGCCTGAAATGCTTACATAGACGTGGAAGGGCAGTTTGTAGCACAGAGTCTGTCCTGTCTGAGCTCGCACTGCCAGCTGGGTCAACCTGTGGGAGCTGTCGTCAAACAGTGCACGGGCTGACAATTTTCGGTCGTCCAGCATTGCTGCTACCCACAAGTCTGCGGAAGAGATTCATCAATCAGtgccagtcctggaacttttctgacacacctgGTATGACCAGAGGTGGCATTTGACGTTTCAAGGTTACCAACAGAGCATGGCATGAAAATAAAAGTTATGTTGCCACTGTTGGAATAAAATCGAGGACCCTCTGGAGTACTGAACAAGCTCTGGCACCAGCTCGGCGTAAAAGGGCCAATGGAATACAGGGATGGcgaagagatttaaaaaaaatgaatcagtcAATCAAAGTTGACATACCAAAGTCATTGCTGCGCTGCCCAGGGGAGCGCGACACAGCTGTGAAACAGGCGGTGGCGTCGAGGCAGGCGGATTCTCGGCCGCCGCGCTGGCACGTCTTTTGGATGACGTTGATGGAGTGCGGCTGGAAGGACAGACTGACGTTGATCTGCACGATGCTTCGAGATCTGCAAAACAGAAGGACTCCAGTAGGATCGAATAAACAACAATTATTGTTTTGCTTGGGTTGTCCCCGGTTCGTTAGGCTCACCTGAGCAGCACAGCACTGCCGTGGGATCCCACCGCCAAGTCGATCAGTCCATCTCCATCCAGGTCCAACCTGGCGCTAACACTGCGGCCAAAATACTGCAAGGACGGGGACACTGACATTCCAGGAATACGCTGCAAAAAAGAATCACTACCATTGGATTCTGGCGTAGCTTTGTGAGGTCATAGGTGATGAAGACTGGAGAGTACCTGCTTGTAATTGTGGATGATGTAAATATTTTGGCCATGGTACACGTATACAGCTCCGCGGTGGTCATCTTCCAACGGGGCGCCCACCAGCAGGTCAGTGAATCCATCTTGGTTGAGATCCGGTGTGACAGCCATCGCGTAGCCAAACCTGGCGTCTTGGGACTTTTCGTCTGATTTCAACGTACCGTTTGAGACGAACACCTCCTcctgagagagggagagagagaggggcaaAGATCGTGGAATACTCACCCAGGGTAATTGCTAGCTTCCTTGAAGACTCAGTGTCTTTTGCCTTAATTGCTTGCTGGCTGTGATTTCATATCAGAAGTCTCTGTACCtcccatttatatttttaggccacaggtatatttattatttgtaatttgGCTTAAAGACTCACCCAATGTCTGCTGGGAAAGGCTCCAGCTCATCTGCAACTCTAATAAGGATCATCGCTATAGAAAACTGAGGGATGGGTGGATGATCATGCATGTGGATTCTTACCCCACTGAGAGTGTAGATGTAGACTCTCCCAGCTTCCTTGTTCCCGGAGCCAAGGTACATGGGTGCCGCAACCAGGAGAACATCCGTGATTCCGTCCTGGTCGACATCCATACCGCACAGCTCGCTGCCGTAGTAAGATCCAATCTAGGGAGACGGACACGCTCTTTCAGTTTGCTGACATCTGGGTGTGTGAGTGCTGTTGTCACTTTGAAGCCGGATGGTGCACCTGTTCTCCATTGAGGGCCTGCGCAATGTTGACTTGGCCCTCGTCGCTGAGCTCAAACAGGATAACTTTGCCTTTGTGTCTGAAGCGCGGCGCACCGGCCACATACAGTCGCCTCCAGTCACCGACGAGCACAGATGACACTGTGTAGCCTGCACcaaaacacatctgtttaaaactcgTGCATTTCAACTCACTTTCCATTTCTTCTGTCAACTCTTGACTGGAAAGATGAGAATAATGATCTCAGCGTGGATGTGAGAGATCCTGATCTTGATCCGCGACACCATGTAAGACCTGCAGTTTTAGCTGATTTCATGCTGGTATTGATGACCGCGTTCTGAAATGGGACTCATTTCTTGCTTTTGATGACAACCCCCCCTACCCCATAAGGGTAGCATCCAACAATGCATATTGTTTAGGTCCTAAACAAAATGCATGATTAGGGCA
Coding sequences:
- the itga10 gene encoding integrin alpha-10 → MTLLAFKQPHAPRWTARPRRHLKRDGNETNHCCLQKAMQADKRQPTTFIPMHDPAPFSSSSSSFFHPHSPPERVTDENEMIKIMKRQGLCQCFNIDVTHPRIFSGPDDALFGFSVLQHETAGEKSMLVGAPWDGRPNNRKGDVYKCSVAEESNANCSKLNLGEAAFHNISKNLKNSHLGMTLTPDSPDGLLACAPLWSQECGTSMFSTGICASVSDDLRPREIIAPTAQRCTTYMDIVIVLDGSNSIYPWFEVQSFLSNILSKFHISPDQMQVGILQYGEVAVHEWSLKDYQTTQDVVEAAKNISRQEGRETRTAYAINMACTEAFSAERGAREGATKVMIVVTDGESHDGEELPDALLECETRNITRYAIAVLGHYHRRQQDPDTFINEIKYIASDPDDKYFFNVTDEAALNDIVDALGDRIFSLEGTLGNQSSFHMEMSQIGFSTHMLDDGILFGMVGAYDWDGGVLKEGTNGRIVPTREAFESEFPLELKNHAAYLGYTVSSVLVGDWRRLYVAGAPRFRHKGKVILFELSDEGQVNIAQALNGEQIGSYYGSELCGMDVDQDGITDVLLVAAPMYLGSGNKEAGRVYIYTLSGEEVFVSNGTLKSDEKSQDARFGYAMAVTPDLNQDGFTDLLVGAPLEDDHRGAVYVYHGQNIYIIHNYKQRIPGMSVSPSLQYFGRSVSARLDLDGDGLIDLAVGSHGSAVLLRSRSIVQINVSLSFQPHSINVIQKTCQRGGRESACLDATACFTAVSRSPGQRSNDFDLWVAAMLDDRKLSARALFDDSSHRLTQLAVRAQTGQTLCYKLPFHVYDTADYIRPISFSLRFKINDTESGPVLDEGWPTSIKKYIPFFKDCGEDDVCTTDLVLQAQMDISGTRNKPYVIRSPRRRMSVEVQLENRLENAYNTSLTLHYSRNLHFSSLSIREDGNFKMECTGLGSNSHSCNVSYPVFRSQSKVNFMLEFEFSCATLHSRVQMKLNVASDSVERADTLGDNSVQLQSFVQYEPDLFVSSDSNLNRYEVHPTRTMSEAIGPEFYTHFKLQNLGCYPVSNLELRLLLPSAAAEDRVFMTVTDISSQNATAVNCSIMSDLDQLKARQRDVRPLHPEDMLENDILNCSRSWCIEITCQVQQLLKGQAEVIRLSRRVHDDFFRKAKYKSARIVGMYRIAPHETNLITLATGTAWRETVLEVLKGRAIPISLWILIGSIIGGLLLLALIIFILWKLGFFARKHREDENQED